In one Spirosoma rigui genomic region, the following are encoded:
- a CDS encoding DMT family transporter yields the protein MTTQEPVVVAQKRPLLAWLLLCSLALVWGSSFILIKRSLLGFPPEQVAGGRLVFALLFFTPFLARQSGQADIRVAVRHRWVALLASAVIGFVIPAFLFAEAGAHLNSSLAGALNSLSPLFTLILGAAFFQQALRIRQVLGILLGLAGSLLLVFFSATGSFQINAYALLVVLATVCYGLNTNLIGRYLSHLPALVSTAWLFAFAGPIALLTLMPTDFFDRVVNHQNGWALSALVTLGVLGSGLMSIFFNRVMQLSSPLFAASVTYLIPIVALGWGVLDGETIYAVQFAGMGICLVGIWLINKA from the coding sequence ATGACTACTCAGGAGCCCGTTGTCGTTGCCCAAAAACGCCCGTTGCTGGCGTGGTTGCTGCTGTGCAGTCTGGCGCTGGTGTGGGGCAGTTCCTTTATCCTGATCAAACGGAGCCTGCTTGGTTTTCCGCCCGAGCAGGTAGCTGGCGGCCGGCTGGTTTTCGCGTTGCTGTTTTTCACGCCTTTTCTGGCCCGGCAAAGCGGACAGGCTGATATACGGGTGGCGGTACGCCATCGCTGGGTTGCGCTGCTGGCCAGTGCGGTAATCGGTTTTGTCATTCCGGCCTTTCTCTTTGCCGAAGCAGGAGCCCACCTCAACAGCTCTCTGGCTGGGGCACTCAACTCCCTGAGTCCGTTGTTTACGTTGATTTTAGGGGCCGCTTTCTTTCAGCAGGCCCTCAGAATCCGGCAGGTGCTGGGCATCCTGCTGGGCCTGGCGGGATCGCTGCTGCTGGTCTTTTTCAGCGCCACAGGTTCATTCCAGATCAACGCCTATGCCCTGCTGGTGGTGCTGGCTACGGTTTGCTACGGCCTCAATACGAACCTGATTGGCCGGTACCTGAGCCACCTGCCCGCGCTCGTATCGACTGCCTGGCTGTTTGCCTTCGCGGGGCCTATTGCCCTGCTTACCCTGATGCCTACCGACTTCTTCGATCGGGTCGTAAACCACCAGAACGGCTGGGCGCTGTCGGCACTCGTTACCCTGGGAGTGCTGGGGTCCGGTCTGATGTCTATTTTCTTCAACCGCGTTATGCAGTTGTCTTCGCCCCTGTTTGCCGCATCGGTCACGTACCTGATCCCGATTGTAGCGCTGGGCTGGGGCGTGCTGGACGGCGAGACGATTTACGCGGTGCAGTTTGCGGGTATGGGGATCTGCCTTGTCGGTATCTGGTTAATCAATAAAGCATGA
- a CDS encoding acetyl-CoA carboxylase biotin carboxyl carrier protein subunit, with protein MYQTTLNAVPATIDFGPDGPLLNGEPFTWDLVKLTDRTYHILYQNHSYTAELLDLNAAEKTVSLRINGQIHQVQLKDRFDLLLEKMGMSDAAAAKVNNLKAPMPGLIVGINVAPGDVVSKGDSLLILEAMKMENNLKAPGDGTVKTIRATKGDRVEKGQILIEF; from the coding sequence ATGTATCAAACAACCCTGAACGCGGTCCCGGCTACCATCGACTTTGGCCCCGACGGCCCCCTGCTCAATGGTGAGCCCTTCACCTGGGATCTGGTTAAACTCACCGACCGGACGTATCACATCCTCTACCAGAACCACTCGTATACTGCCGAGTTGCTCGATCTGAACGCAGCCGAAAAAACGGTAAGTCTGCGCATCAACGGCCAGATCCACCAGGTTCAGCTTAAAGACCGCTTCGATTTGCTTCTCGAAAAAATGGGCATGAGCGACGCGGCCGCTGCGAAAGTCAATAACCTCAAAGCGCCCATGCCCGGTCTGATTGTGGGCATTAACGTAGCGCCCGGCGACGTAGTCAGCAAAGGAGACAGCCTGCTGATTCTGGAAGCGATGAAAATGGAAAATAACCTGAAAGCCCCCGGCGACGGCACGGTCAAAACCATCCGCGCCACCAAAGGCGACCGGGTTGAGAAAGGGCAGATACTGATTGAATTTTAG
- the pyrH gene encoding UMP kinase yields MVPTNYKRILLKLSGEALAGPNGYNIDPAVLEQYSLEIKQVVDMGVQVAIVIGGGNIFRGVSGERSGIDRVQGDYMGMLATVINAMALQSSFEKHGMYTRVMSAIKMEQVCEPYVRRRAVRHLEKGRVVIFAAGTGSPYFTTDTTASLRAIEIEADVVLKGTKVDGVYTADPVKDPDATRYTTISFEDVYEKKLNVMDLTAFTLCQENNLPIIVFNMNKSGNLLRLAQGEEVGTLIRSSNS; encoded by the coding sequence ATGGTACCAACGAACTATAAACGAATCCTGCTCAAACTGAGCGGGGAGGCCTTGGCCGGACCTAATGGCTACAACATAGACCCCGCTGTTCTTGAACAATACAGCCTGGAGATCAAACAAGTCGTCGATATGGGGGTGCAGGTTGCCATTGTCATCGGCGGTGGTAATATCTTCCGGGGCGTCTCGGGTGAGCGGTCCGGCATCGACCGTGTTCAGGGCGATTACATGGGTATGCTGGCTACGGTCATCAACGCCATGGCGCTCCAGAGTTCGTTCGAAAAACACGGCATGTACACCCGCGTCATGTCGGCCATCAAGATGGAACAGGTGTGCGAACCTTACGTTCGACGTCGGGCGGTACGTCATTTGGAAAAGGGGCGCGTTGTTATTTTTGCCGCCGGTACGGGCAGTCCTTACTTCACCACCGACACGACTGCCAGCCTGCGGGCCATTGAAATTGAAGCCGACGTTGTCCTGAAAGGCACCAAGGTCGATGGCGTGTATACCGCCGATCCGGTAAAAGATCCGGATGCAACGCGGTATACCACTATTTCGTTTGAAGACGTTTATGAGAAGAAATTGAATGTGATGGACCTGACGGCGTTCACGCTCTGTCAGGAAAACAACCTCCCCATCATTGTTTTCAACATGAACAAGTCGGGAAACCTGCTTCGGCTGGCCCAGGGCGAAGAGGTAGGAACCCTTATTCGTTCGTCGAACAGCTAA
- the frr gene encoding ribosome recycling factor: MEEIELYLDDAKDTMEKALKHLSIELTKIRAGKANAGMLDGIQVEYYGTPTPLVQVAAVNTPDARTIVIKPFERKLINDVEKAIRNSNLGLAPNNDGEQIRLSIPPLTEERRRDLVKKVKQEVEVAKVNVRNIRKDTNDGIRKLTKDGVSEDAVKVGEERVQKLTDAFIARIDETFVAKERDILVV; encoded by the coding sequence ATGGAAGAAATCGAGCTATATCTCGACGATGCAAAGGACACGATGGAGAAAGCCCTCAAGCACCTATCGATCGAACTGACAAAAATACGCGCCGGTAAGGCCAATGCCGGAATGCTCGACGGCATTCAGGTGGAATACTACGGTACCCCGACCCCATTGGTACAGGTAGCCGCCGTAAACACGCCCGACGCCCGGACCATTGTTATTAAGCCTTTCGAACGGAAGCTGATCAACGACGTAGAGAAAGCCATCCGGAACTCAAACCTCGGCCTAGCTCCCAACAACGACGGCGAGCAGATCCGGCTCAGCATTCCCCCGCTAACCGAAGAACGTCGGCGCGACCTGGTCAAAAAGGTAAAGCAGGAAGTTGAAGTAGCCAAAGTCAACGTCCGCAACATTCGCAAAGATACCAACGACGGCATCCGTAAACTCACCAAAGACGGTGTGTCAGAAGATGCAGTTAAAGTAGGCGAAGAACGCGTTCAGAAACTCACTGACGCCTTCATTGCCCGGATCGACGAAACGTTTGTGGCCAAAGAACGGGACATTCTGGTGGTGTAG
- a CDS encoding glycosyltransferase family protein, producing MNQPTPFQRLRPHLIAVLGLLVLAVIYFSPVLSGKTLSMSDVQQATASAREIREIAKATGEKPLWTDAVFSGMPGYMIDFNYPYIFVYKAFMGVVSLLPNTASIVFIVMLCAYLLLVVLGCNPWLGALGAAAYGFGTFGIVSLEAGHVSKLFAMGFGAGILAGVVLCLRGRYWIGAAVTGLFGCMELGANHIQITYYLFMTVGLFVLIEGIAMLRAGKGRQLALGLATLAVVGVVAAGSFGKRLLVLNQYTKETIRGTSELTAKTTNPTGDAEGNTSTSGLDKDYAFSYSYGKAEALTLLIPNAFGGSSIGGLTTDSDFYKALVGKGLDPASAKQFVEQGTPTYWGDQPMVGGPAYAGAVLLFLFVLGMFIIPGHLRWWLLSSTVLMVMLALGKNLLWFNGFLFDYLPYLNKFRAVTMAFCLAQLFIGAGAALAVQSVVSQKLTLAQLRQPLIISLALTAGLALVLAVLGGTFFSFQTPTDIDRLSSYFGEAAKEFQTALIRDRQSLLRSDAFRSVIFIVLTAGALWAFVTNKIKPVIFYPVILALVVIDLFGIDKRFLNNADFVSKAQASQLFEPTAADEQIMQDKTPGYRVFDQTVDFMNSNRTSYFHRSVGGYHAAKLRRYQELVSYAFPTNTLHMLNMLNTKYIIQQGQPDPANPQQAGGPVALPNPEALGAAWFVGTVVPVADADAELAAMKTLNPRDSAVVDKRFTGQLTGLPATLDHAGSSIQLTSYRPDKLIYQANAAREGLIVFSEIYYRGQEDWQAFIDGKKVDHLRANYVLRALRVPAGKHTIEFRFDPPMAKTGDTIDLVCNILLIALFAFVIFHEGRNRRSKATTPAEPIIPTTPDPVKPESKPSKVRTR from the coding sequence ATGAACCAACCTACCCCCTTTCAGCGATTACGTCCGCACCTGATTGCCGTGCTCGGGCTGCTCGTGCTGGCAGTCATTTATTTTTCGCCGGTCCTGTCCGGTAAGACGCTGTCCATGTCTGATGTGCAGCAGGCAACGGCATCGGCCCGGGAGATCCGGGAAATTGCCAAAGCCACGGGCGAAAAACCACTCTGGACCGATGCCGTTTTCAGCGGTATGCCCGGGTATATGATCGATTTCAACTACCCCTATATTTTCGTTTACAAAGCCTTCATGGGCGTCGTCAGCCTTTTGCCGAATACGGCCAGTATCGTATTCATCGTTATGCTGTGCGCTTACTTGCTTCTCGTCGTGCTGGGCTGCAATCCCTGGCTGGGGGCGCTGGGGGCAGCCGCCTACGGCTTTGGCACGTTCGGCATTGTTAGTCTGGAAGCCGGACACGTGTCCAAGCTTTTCGCCATGGGCTTTGGTGCCGGTATCCTCGCCGGGGTCGTGCTCTGCCTCCGGGGTCGCTACTGGATCGGGGCCGCCGTTACGGGTCTATTCGGTTGCATGGAGCTCGGGGCCAATCACATTCAGATTACGTACTACCTCTTCATGACCGTTGGCCTGTTTGTGCTCATTGAAGGTATAGCGATGCTACGGGCGGGCAAAGGGCGCCAGCTGGCACTGGGCCTGGCCACGCTGGCCGTCGTGGGTGTTGTGGCCGCCGGAAGCTTCGGCAAACGGTTGCTGGTGCTGAATCAGTATACCAAAGAAACCATCCGGGGTACCTCGGAACTAACGGCCAAAACGACCAACCCTACCGGCGACGCTGAAGGCAACACCTCCACCAGCGGCCTCGATAAAGACTACGCGTTCAGCTACAGCTACGGGAAAGCCGAAGCCCTGACGCTGCTCATCCCGAATGCCTTCGGCGGCTCCTCCATCGGTGGACTCACGACCGACTCCGACTTTTATAAAGCACTGGTGGGCAAAGGGCTCGATCCGGCTTCGGCGAAACAGTTTGTTGAACAGGGTACGCCGACGTACTGGGGCGACCAGCCGATGGTGGGTGGACCGGCCTATGCGGGTGCGGTCCTGCTGTTTTTATTCGTGCTGGGCATGTTTATTATTCCGGGTCACCTGCGTTGGTGGCTATTGAGTTCTACGGTGCTGATGGTTATGCTGGCGCTGGGCAAAAACCTGCTCTGGTTTAACGGTTTCCTGTTCGATTACCTCCCTTACCTCAACAAGTTCCGGGCCGTAACGATGGCTTTTTGCCTGGCGCAGCTGTTCATCGGGGCGGGGGCAGCCCTGGCCGTGCAGTCGGTGGTAAGCCAGAAACTGACGCTGGCGCAGCTCCGGCAGCCCCTGATCATCAGCCTGGCGCTTACGGCGGGGCTGGCGCTGGTGCTGGCCGTGTTGGGAGGTACTTTCTTTTCGTTCCAGACCCCAACGGATATTGACCGGCTTTCCTCTTATTTCGGGGAAGCCGCCAAAGAGTTTCAGACGGCGCTCATCCGGGATCGGCAAAGCCTGCTTCGCAGTGATGCCTTTCGGTCGGTTATCTTCATCGTTCTCACCGCCGGTGCGCTGTGGGCCTTTGTGACAAATAAAATCAAGCCCGTCATTTTCTACCCCGTTATACTGGCGCTGGTGGTCATTGACCTGTTCGGAATTGACAAACGGTTCCTTAACAACGCCGATTTCGTGAGCAAAGCCCAGGCGTCCCAGCTGTTCGAGCCCACGGCTGCCGATGAGCAGATTATGCAGGATAAAACGCCCGGTTACCGCGTATTCGACCAGACGGTTGATTTTATGAACAGCAACCGGACCTCCTACTTCCATCGGTCGGTGGGCGGGTACCACGCGGCCAAGTTACGCCGGTATCAGGAGCTGGTGTCCTATGCGTTTCCAACGAATACGCTCCACATGCTGAATATGCTGAACACGAAGTACATCATTCAGCAGGGCCAGCCCGACCCGGCTAATCCCCAACAGGCGGGTGGTCCCGTAGCGCTGCCTAATCCCGAAGCGCTAGGTGCAGCCTGGTTCGTGGGAACGGTCGTTCCCGTGGCCGACGCCGATGCCGAACTGGCCGCCATGAAAACGCTGAATCCGCGCGATTCGGCAGTGGTCGACAAGCGGTTTACGGGTCAGCTGACGGGATTGCCCGCTACGCTCGACCATGCCGGCAGCTCAATTCAACTCACGAGTTACCGGCCCGACAAGCTCATTTACCAGGCCAACGCGGCACGGGAAGGACTGATCGTTTTCTCCGAGATATACTACCGGGGACAGGAAGACTGGCAGGCATTCATCGACGGCAAAAAAGTGGACCACCTGCGGGCCAATTACGTACTGCGGGCGTTGCGGGTGCCGGCGGGTAAGCATACCATCGAGTTCCGGTTCGATCCACCAATGGCAAAAACGGGAGATACCATTGACCTTGTGTGTAACATCCTGCTCATCGCGCTCTTTGCGTTTGTGATCTTCCACGAAGGGCGGAACCGGCGGTCGAAAGCAACGACCCCGGCTGAACCTATTATCCCCACAACGCCCGATCCGGTCAAACCTGAATCAAAACCATCGAAGGTTAGAACGCGCTAG
- a CDS encoding 30S ribosomal protein THX, whose amino-acid sequence MGRGDIKTRRGKISVGSHGNTRPRVTSKSTAPKAPAAVTAPAEDKA is encoded by the coding sequence ATGGGAAGAGGAGACATCAAGACACGCAGAGGTAAGATTTCGGTTGGCTCCCACGGCAACACGCGCCCCCGGGTAACGAGTAAGTCGACGGCTCCAAAGGCACCCGCAGCAGTAACTGCACCCGCCGAGGATAAAGCATAA
- a CDS encoding ethanolamine ammonia-lyase subunit EutB: MPYRYTIHQTNYVFDDLKTLLARATPPRSGDQLAGVAARSAEERVAAQMALADLPVTTFLNEAVIPYEQDEVTRLIIDTHDTNAFAPIRHLTVGELRDFLLADTTTTMTLAQLSPGLTPELVAAVSKLMRNQDLITVSAKCNVVTRFRSTIGLRGRLSTRLQPNHPTDDARGIAASLVDGLLYGAGDAVIGINPATDHVQTTVRLLEMIDAVRERFAIPTQSCVLSHLTTTLQAIEQGAPVDLAFQSIGGTEAVNASFGVNLALLREGQQATLSLNRGTVGQNVMYFETGQGSALSANAHHGLDQQTAEVRAYAVARAFDPFLVNSVVGFIGPEYLFNSKQIIRAGLEDHCCGKLMGLPMGVDVCYTNHAEADQDDMDTLLTLLGVAGVTFIMGIPGADDVMLHYQSTSFHDSLYIRDVLNLRPAPEFDAWLLRMGLLDERGKLVPVQAGHRLLAGVTG; this comes from the coding sequence ATGCCGTATCGCTACACCATTCATCAAACGAATTACGTATTTGATGACCTCAAAACGTTACTTGCCCGCGCTACGCCCCCGCGGTCGGGCGACCAGTTGGCGGGTGTGGCGGCCCGGTCGGCGGAGGAACGCGTAGCAGCCCAGATGGCCCTCGCCGACCTGCCCGTCACGACGTTCCTGAACGAAGCCGTCATTCCCTATGAACAGGATGAGGTAACCCGGCTCATTATCGACACGCACGATACAAACGCATTTGCCCCCATCCGCCATCTGACGGTGGGTGAACTTCGCGATTTCTTACTCGCCGACACCACAACCACAATGACCCTCGCTCAACTGAGTCCGGGCCTGACTCCTGAGCTGGTGGCAGCCGTCTCGAAGCTCATGCGCAATCAGGATCTGATTACTGTTTCGGCAAAGTGTAACGTGGTAACCCGATTTCGGTCCACGATTGGGTTACGGGGACGGCTGAGTACCCGCCTGCAACCCAACCACCCGACCGACGACGCCCGTGGGATTGCCGCCAGCCTGGTCGACGGGTTGTTGTATGGCGCAGGAGATGCCGTCATTGGTATCAACCCCGCCACCGACCATGTTCAAACGACGGTACGGCTGCTGGAAATGATCGATGCCGTGCGCGAGCGGTTTGCCATTCCGACCCAGTCGTGCGTGCTCAGCCACCTGACCACTACGTTGCAGGCCATCGAACAGGGCGCGCCAGTGGATCTGGCGTTCCAGAGTATCGGCGGCACCGAAGCCGTAAACGCATCCTTCGGCGTGAATCTCGCCCTGCTACGCGAAGGCCAGCAAGCCACCCTGTCGCTAAACCGGGGTACGGTGGGGCAGAACGTTATGTACTTTGAAACAGGACAGGGCAGTGCGTTATCGGCCAACGCACACCACGGCCTCGATCAGCAAACGGCCGAAGTACGGGCCTATGCCGTAGCCCGGGCTTTTGACCCCTTCCTGGTCAACTCGGTCGTAGGCTTCATCGGTCCCGAATACCTCTTCAACAGCAAGCAGATAATCCGGGCCGGGCTGGAAGATCACTGCTGCGGAAAGCTCATGGGCTTGCCCATGGGCGTCGACGTGTGCTATACAAACCACGCCGAAGCCGACCAGGACGACATGGACACCCTGCTCACCCTACTGGGCGTGGCGGGCGTGACGTTCATTATGGGGATTCCCGGTGCCGACGATGTTATGCTGCACTACCAGAGCACCAGCTTTCACGATTCGCTCTATATTCGCGACGTACTCAATCTGCGCCCGGCACCCGAGTTTGACGCCTGGCTGCTGCGCATGGGCCTGCTCGACGAGCGGGGAAAACTGGTGCCTGTCCAGGCGGGGCACCGCCTGCTGGCGGGCGTAACGGGTTAA
- a CDS encoding glycoside hydrolase family 43 protein — MTGVLAQAPKTAATSGNPIVKGWYADPEGVIFNKQYWVYPTYSAPYNEQVKLDAFSSPDLVHWTKHPSIVDTTAVRWVKRALWAPAIVEKGGKYYLFFGANDIHDDKKEVGGIGVAVADNPAGPFRDYLGKPLVGQIHNKAQPIDQFVFKDKDGAYYLIYGGWGHCNIARLKDDFTGFIPFTDGTTFREVTPKGYVEGPVMFIRNGKYYFMWSEGGWTGPDYSVAYAVASSPFGPFERVGKILQQDPAVATGAGHHSVIQVPGTDEWYIVYHRRPLTETDGNHRETCIDRMSFDAAGNIQPVKITKEGVSARALK, encoded by the coding sequence ATGACCGGTGTTCTTGCGCAGGCCCCAAAGACGGCTGCAACGTCGGGGAATCCTATCGTGAAAGGCTGGTATGCCGATCCCGAGGGGGTTATCTTCAATAAGCAGTATTGGGTTTACCCAACCTACTCCGCGCCCTACAACGAGCAGGTGAAGCTGGACGCTTTTTCCTCGCCCGACCTGGTGCATTGGACGAAACACCCGTCTATTGTCGACACGACTGCCGTTCGCTGGGTGAAGCGGGCGTTGTGGGCACCGGCCATCGTAGAAAAGGGGGGTAAGTACTACCTTTTCTTCGGAGCCAACGACATTCACGACGATAAGAAAGAGGTGGGCGGGATTGGTGTCGCCGTAGCAGATAACCCGGCCGGACCGTTTCGGGATTACCTGGGTAAACCGCTCGTCGGGCAGATTCATAACAAGGCCCAGCCCATCGATCAGTTTGTTTTCAAGGATAAAGACGGTGCCTATTACCTGATTTATGGGGGCTGGGGCCACTGCAACATTGCCCGGCTGAAGGACGATTTTACCGGATTTATCCCTTTTACCGATGGCACTACGTTTCGCGAGGTCACGCCCAAAGGCTACGTTGAAGGACCGGTGATGTTTATTCGGAACGGGAAGTATTACTTCATGTGGTCGGAGGGTGGATGGACAGGCCCTGACTACTCGGTGGCCTATGCCGTTGCGTCGTCACCCTTTGGCCCCTTCGAGCGGGTGGGTAAAATCCTCCAGCAGGACCCGGCGGTTGCTACGGGGGCCGGGCACCACTCCGTAATCCAGGTGCCCGGAACGGATGAATGGTACATTGTTTACCACCGCCGGCCGCTCACCGAAACGGACGGTAACCACCGCGAAACCTGCATCGACCGGATGTCGTTTGACGCAGCGGGTAACATCCAGCCTGTAAAAATTACGAAAGAAGGGGTGTCGGCACGAGCGTTGAAATAG
- the bioB gene encoding biotin synthase BioB: protein MTALRTDWTRAEIADIYNSPVLDLMYRAATVHRENHDPQEVQVCTLLSVKTGGCPEDCAYCPQAARYHTAVKVHKLMEVDEVLTAAQRAKDTGSTRFCMGAAWREVRDNSDFDKVLTMVQGVNEMGLEVCCTLGMLTESQAQKLKDAGLYAYNHNLDTSEEYYGDIISTRTYDDRLDTLGHARKAGISVCSGGIIGMGESDTDRIGMLHTLATLPQHPESVPVNALVPVEGTPLEDQPRVSVWEMIRMIATARIIMPKAMVRLSAGRVRMNTEEQALCFLAGANSIFAGDKLLTTPNPGEDLDQQLFQTLNIRPRKAFKDASQPAVVFEQIPV from the coding sequence ATGACTGCTCTCCGTACCGACTGGACGCGCGCCGAAATCGCCGATATATACAATTCGCCCGTACTCGATTTAATGTACCGGGCTGCCACCGTTCACCGCGAAAACCATGATCCGCAGGAAGTACAGGTATGCACGCTGCTATCGGTCAAAACGGGTGGCTGCCCCGAAGACTGTGCTTATTGCCCACAGGCCGCCCGCTACCATACGGCGGTGAAAGTGCATAAGCTAATGGAGGTCGATGAGGTACTGACGGCAGCACAGCGCGCAAAAGACACGGGTAGCACGCGTTTTTGCATGGGTGCCGCCTGGCGCGAAGTGCGGGACAACAGCGACTTTGACAAGGTGCTGACCATGGTACAGGGGGTGAATGAGATGGGTCTCGAAGTGTGCTGTACCCTCGGTATGCTCACCGAAAGCCAGGCGCAGAAACTGAAGGATGCCGGTCTGTACGCCTACAACCACAACCTCGACACAAGCGAAGAATACTACGGCGATATCATCAGCACCCGCACCTACGATGACCGGTTAGACACGCTGGGCCACGCCCGCAAAGCGGGTATTTCGGTATGTTCGGGCGGCATCATCGGCATGGGTGAGTCGGATACCGACCGGATTGGGATGCTGCATACGCTGGCAACGCTGCCCCAGCATCCGGAGTCGGTACCGGTCAATGCGCTCGTTCCGGTAGAAGGTACCCCGCTGGAAGACCAGCCACGCGTATCCGTTTGGGAAATGATCCGTATGATCGCGACCGCCCGGATCATTATGCCGAAAGCCATGGTACGTCTGTCGGCGGGCCGGGTTCGGATGAACACCGAAGAGCAGGCCTTGTGTTTCCTGGCGGGTGCCAATTCGATCTTTGCCGGCGACAAACTCCTGACCACGCCCAACCCCGGCGAGGACCTCGACCAGCAGCTGTTTCAAACACTTAACATCCGGCCCCGCAAAGCCTTTAAAGACGCGTCTCAACCCGCCGTTGTCTTCGAGCAGATTCCGGTATAA
- a CDS encoding acyltransferase family protein codes for MKPVQHLRSTPAPTIIPDLLPLAAPGERRYDLDWLRIIAIITLLFYHTGMIYVSWGWHIKSTEHSILMEQVMRWLHRWRMPLLFFISGGGAYFALRRRSFSAFSGERVRRLFIPLLFGMFVIVPPQIYTEWIFRGRFSGSYAEFYPHVFGFEPYHDGGTGGAFSWHHLWFICYLFFYSLLSIPVFRWLRGEAGQRFTDRVGRLIARPGGALLLAGLLLLNDVALGGFFPSETHALIDDWAYFVQNLLLFWLGYLLISRRSFWQIVADQRRIYLAATLVCSLILYGVRAGFSSDVIDGSVLSRTLFSFNGLCLTWFSVLMSVGYSYRYLNIDKPVRKHLNEAVYPFYILHQTVIVLIGYAVLTKTNLGVYDGFLVVSLSSLIVCAGLYLLLIRPFRLMRVLFGMK; via the coding sequence ATGAAACCGGTTCAGCACCTTCGCTCAACGCCTGCTCCAACAATCATTCCGGATTTGCTCCCGCTGGCGGCCCCCGGCGAACGGCGCTATGACCTCGACTGGCTACGTATTATTGCCATCATAACGCTGCTTTTCTACCATACCGGCATGATCTACGTATCGTGGGGCTGGCACATAAAAAGCACGGAGCACAGTATCCTTATGGAACAGGTCATGCGGTGGCTCCACCGCTGGCGCATGCCGCTGTTGTTTTTCATTTCTGGTGGTGGTGCCTATTTCGCGCTTCGGCGACGGTCCTTCAGTGCCTTTTCCGGGGAGCGCGTTCGGCGGCTCTTCATCCCGCTGCTGTTCGGTATGTTCGTCATCGTGCCGCCCCAGATCTACACCGAATGGATTTTCCGGGGCCGGTTCAGCGGCAGCTACGCCGAATTTTATCCCCACGTGTTCGGGTTCGAGCCGTATCACGACGGGGGAACGGGTGGCGCCTTTAGCTGGCATCACCTATGGTTCATCTGCTACCTGTTTTTCTATTCCCTGCTGAGCATCCCTGTGTTCCGGTGGCTGCGGGGCGAAGCCGGGCAACGGTTTACTGACCGGGTGGGACGGCTCATTGCGCGGCCGGGTGGCGCCTTGCTGCTGGCGGGCCTGCTGCTGCTGAACGATGTGGCACTGGGTGGCTTCTTTCCCAGCGAAACCCACGCTCTTATTGACGACTGGGCCTATTTTGTCCAGAATCTATTGCTCTTCTGGCTGGGCTACCTTCTCATCAGCCGCCGGTCGTTCTGGCAGATAGTGGCCGACCAGCGCCGTATCTATCTTGCCGCGACGCTCGTTTGCAGCCTGATCTTATACGGCGTACGGGCCGGTTTCAGTAGTGATGTCATTGACGGCTCCGTACTGAGTCGAACCCTGTTCAGCTTCAACGGGCTTTGCCTGACCTGGTTTTCGGTGCTGATGTCGGTTGGCTACAGCTATCGTTACCTGAACATCGACAAGCCAGTGCGCAAGCACCTCAACGAAGCTGTTTACCCGTTTTACATCCTCCACCAGACGGTTATCGTGCTGATTGGGTACGCCGTTTTGACAAAAACCAATTTGGGGGTTTATGATGGTTTTCTGGTCGTAAGTCTTTCGTCTCTAATTGTTTGCGCGGGACTCTATCTGCTACTGATACGTCCCTTCCGGTTGATGCGGGTATTGTTTGGCATGAAATAA